A genome region from Solanum pennellii chromosome 12, SPENNV200 includes the following:
- the LOC107006211 gene encoding uncharacterized protein LOC107006211, whose translation MAKAYRKEDFDKLMAKVVKVDHRVKDYLEEAGYEKWSRVHSTINRGRMMTSNIAECINGCLVDARKLTIIDFLEEARLLFGSWNYKNREIASYTKDTLGRRFEEILIVNASKSSKMKVVPSSEYIFTVHEAGKRYIVCLERKTCTCGRFQHDEIPCAHAIAVLKHKNVTNLHPYCSDYYKPYALEKTYEVVMVPMPDKEDWNVPEYVLDEIVRPPRYRRLAGRPRKRRKKNADEKITVNNNCCVQCGQEGHNRRTCTFFPKEN comes from the exons ATGGCAAAAGCATACAGAAAGGaagattttgataaattaatggctAAGGTTGTGAAGGTTGATCATAGGGTGAAGGATTACCTTGAAGAAGCTGGTTATGAGAAGTGGTCAAGAGTTCATTCAACCATAAACAGAGGTAGAATGATGACTTCGAACATCGCTGAGTGTATCAATGGATGCCTTGTCGATGCACGTAAGTTAACTATAATAGACTTCTTGGAGGAAGCTAGACTTTTATTTGGTAGTTGGAActataaaaatagagaaatagcGTCATATACAAAGGACACATTGGGCCGACGATTTGAGGAGATATTGATTGTAAACGCATCTAAAAGTTCAAAGATGAAG GTTGTTCCATCATCTGAATATATTTTCACAGTTCATGAAGCCGGAAAAAGATACATTGTATGCCTTGAGAGGAAAACTTGCACATGTGGAAGGTTTCAACATGATGAGATACCTTGCGCACACGCAATTGCAGTTTTGAAGCACAAGAATGTTACCAATTTGCACCCATATTGCTCTGATTACTACAAGCCGTATGCATTAGAAAAAACGTACGAGGTTGTAATGGTTCCAATGCCAGATAAGGAGGATTGGAACGTTCCAGAATATGTTTTAGATGAAATTGTCCGGCCACCTAGGTACAGAAGGTTGGCTGGACGACCAAGAAAGCGAAGAAAGAAAAATGCGGATGAGAAAATAACAGTGAACAATAATTGTTGTGTGCAGTGTGGACAAGAAGGACATAACAGGAGAACTTGTACTTTCTTCCCGAAAGAGAATTGa